One window from the genome of Salisaeta longa DSM 21114 encodes:
- a CDS encoding RelA/SpoT family protein, whose translation MIHASSILERDDLDVDPTYEDALQDLLVACRTHLPVVDEDRIRRAFAISYWAHRNDWRASGERYVSHPLAVARIVAEDIGLDDMSVAAALLHDVVEDTEVSLDFIREEFGETMETIIDGLTKISGVFSSRELGQAENVRKLMLSMAADLRVILVKFADRLHNMRTIEALPREKQLRKASETMELFAPLAHRFGLYPVKSEMEDLSLKVLDPDAYHHITAYLERMAEEREAYIHRFIEPLRDQLTSDGFTAEIYGRVKNITSIHRKMKRQNKPLDEIYDIFAIRIVLDGDAGKEDCWRVYSIVTDLYKPLPERFRDFISVPKGNGYQSLHTTVLGPGGRRVEVQIRTREMHEVAEKGVAAHWKYKEGKKNVDEEMEQFLEWVRDLLENPKPEQATEFVKEFRLNLYDEEIYVFTPKGDLMTLPRGATPVDFAFKVHTEVGMQCIGAKVNGKMVPLSHELQSGDQVEVITSKKQRPNPDWINFVVTHKARSQVRHWANEERRKTADLGREIWEKKASRARIEISDQDLQDVAHELKFPDLQQLFYEIGSGLYDPEELIDRIKNGPGGETPTDDGIPDEQSLRERYEKFLDAAKTTGQQALLIDGELQTDIAVNYASCCNPIPGDEVFGFVSKSGTINIHRSNCGNAPDLLSNHPDRILDVDWSRQKDVQFISALRIMGEDRVAMVNDITTVISKNLKTNIRSITIDSEDGIFSGTVVLHVSDLEHLRRLMERLKRIDGIHGVYRFEE comes from the coding sequence ATGATCCACGCTTCTTCTATCCTCGAGCGCGACGACCTGGATGTCGACCCGACCTACGAGGATGCGCTCCAAGATTTGCTCGTGGCCTGTCGTACGCATCTCCCGGTGGTCGACGAGGATCGCATCCGCCGGGCGTTCGCCATTAGCTACTGGGCCCACCGCAACGACTGGCGGGCGTCGGGCGAGCGCTACGTCAGCCACCCGCTCGCTGTCGCACGCATCGTGGCCGAAGACATTGGGCTGGACGACATGAGCGTGGCGGCGGCGCTCCTGCACGACGTGGTTGAAGACACCGAGGTGTCCCTCGACTTCATCCGCGAGGAGTTTGGCGAGACGATGGAAACCATCATCGACGGGCTCACCAAAATCAGTGGCGTTTTTTCTAGTCGCGAGCTGGGCCAGGCCGAGAACGTGCGCAAGCTCATGCTGTCGATGGCCGCCGACCTGCGCGTCATCCTTGTGAAGTTTGCCGACCGCCTGCACAACATGCGCACCATCGAGGCGCTCCCCCGCGAGAAGCAGCTCCGCAAAGCCAGCGAAACCATGGAGCTGTTCGCGCCGCTGGCGCACCGGTTCGGGCTCTATCCGGTAAAAAGCGAGATGGAAGACCTTTCGCTGAAGGTGCTTGACCCCGATGCGTACCACCACATTACGGCCTACCTGGAGCGCATGGCCGAGGAACGCGAGGCCTACATCCACCGCTTCATCGAGCCGCTGCGCGACCAACTGACCAGCGACGGCTTCACCGCAGAAATCTACGGGCGGGTGAAAAACATCACGTCCATCCATCGCAAGATGAAGCGGCAAAACAAGCCGCTCGACGAAATCTACGACATCTTTGCCATCCGCATCGTGCTCGACGGCGACGCCGGCAAGGAAGACTGCTGGCGGGTGTACTCCATCGTAACGGACCTGTACAAGCCGCTGCCGGAGCGCTTTCGCGACTTCATCTCGGTGCCCAAGGGCAACGGCTACCAGAGCCTGCACACGACCGTGCTGGGGCCCGGCGGACGACGCGTGGAGGTTCAAATTCGAACCCGCGAGATGCACGAGGTTGCCGAGAAGGGCGTGGCGGCCCACTGGAAGTACAAGGAGGGCAAAAAGAATGTGGATGAGGAGATGGAGCAATTCCTGGAATGGGTGCGCGACCTCCTCGAAAATCCGAAGCCGGAGCAAGCCACCGAGTTTGTAAAGGAATTTCGGCTCAACCTCTACGACGAGGAAATTTACGTCTTTACCCCAAAGGGCGACCTCATGACGCTGCCGCGCGGCGCGACGCCCGTCGATTTTGCCTTTAAGGTGCATACCGAAGTGGGCATGCAGTGCATTGGGGCCAAGGTGAATGGCAAGATGGTGCCCCTCTCGCACGAGCTGCAAAGCGGCGATCAGGTGGAGGTCATCACATCGAAGAAGCAGCGGCCCAACCCCGACTGGATCAACTTCGTGGTGACGCACAAGGCGCGCAGCCAGGTGCGGCACTGGGCCAACGAGGAGCGCCGCAAAACCGCCGACCTGGGCCGCGAGATCTGGGAGAAAAAGGCCAGCCGCGCGCGCATCGAAATTAGCGACCAAGACCTGCAGGACGTGGCCCACGAACTCAAATTTCCGGACCTGCAGCAGCTCTTCTACGAAATTGGAAGCGGCCTCTACGATCCCGAGGAGCTCATCGACCGCATCAAAAACGGTCCGGGCGGCGAGACGCCCACCGATGATGGCATCCCCGACGAGCAATCGCTGCGCGAGCGCTACGAGAAATTTCTGGATGCTGCCAAAACCACCGGCCAGCAGGCGTTGCTCATCGATGGGGAGCTGCAGACCGACATCGCCGTCAATTATGCGTCGTGCTGCAACCCCATTCCCGGCGACGAGGTGTTCGGCTTTGTGAGCAAAAGCGGCACCATCAACATCCATCGGTCCAACTGTGGCAACGCGCCCGACCTGCTCTCCAACCACCCCGACCGCATCCTGGATGTGGATTGGAGCCGCCAAAAGGATGTGCAGTTCATCTCTGCGCTGCGCATCATGGGCGAGGATCGGGTGGCGATGGTGAACGACATCACCACCGTCATCTCCAAGAACTTGAAGACGAACATCCGTTCCATCACGATCGACTCGGAGGATGGCATCTTCTCGGGTACGGTGGTGCTGCACGTGAGCGACCTGGAGCACCTGCGCCGCTTGATGGAGCGCCTAAAGCGCATCGACGGCATCCACGGCGTGTACCGGTTTGAAGAATAA